From Bacillota bacterium, the proteins below share one genomic window:
- the topA gene encoding type I DNA topoisomerase, whose amino-acid sequence MLYEGGVVLKLVIVESPTKAKTINRFLGKGYKVASSMGHLIDLPKSQLGVEPETDFQVKYITIRGKGKILAELRKLAKKADHVYLATDPDREGEAISWHLLRDFNMDEDMPCRVVFNEITRTAVKKAFESPRKLNYQLVDAQQARRVLDRLVGYKISPILWHKVKKGLSAGRVQSVALSMICEREQEIDKFVPREYWSIEVEFVLGSTSVTAKLSKVRRQKPELGSEADVQKVNALLNAGEFSVQAVDSRIRQKHPAPPFTTSTLQQEAGKKLGFSARKTMTVAQQLYEGISMGKRGATGLITYMRTDSVRVSEEFQSQTLNWIQQQFGSEYAPDKPRQHATKKGAQEAHEAVRPTDIEITPEIAEDYLNREQLVLYRLIWQRYMASQMTSARFRQHTVTISGNECELKASAQELVFPGFLAVMEHAGNDSSNNLAEIAQGQKAKVKEILPQQHFTQPPPRYNESLLVRSLENNGIGRPSTYAPIIETLLQRGYAERKDGRLFATELGHMVNEQLTQFFPDILSVEFTARLEAQLDEIAEGNLAWRDVVSDFYQGFKDSVAKAEEEMEHLEVKDEVSTEVCEHCGRNMVVKAGRFGKFLACPGYPECKNTKPFFRPIDVPCPQCGADIVQLRTRRGRTFYGCKNYPDCDYRSWKQPVAEKCPQCGSLLQVEKKDLLGCSSQECDYTQKRTE is encoded by the coding sequence ATATTATACGAGGGAGGTGTAGTGTTGAAGCTGGTAATAGTTGAATCACCGACCAAAGCAAAAACGATTAACAGGTTTCTGGGAAAAGGTTATAAGGTTGCCTCTTCGATGGGGCATTTAATCGACTTACCAAAGAGTCAGCTGGGTGTTGAGCCTGAGACAGATTTTCAGGTTAAATACATAACTATCCGTGGCAAAGGCAAGATTTTAGCCGAGCTCAGAAAGCTGGCCAAAAAAGCAGACCACGTATATCTTGCAACTGACCCCGATCGGGAAGGGGAAGCGATTTCCTGGCATTTACTACGAGATTTTAATATGGATGAGGATATGCCCTGTCGGGTGGTGTTTAATGAAATTACCCGGACTGCGGTTAAGAAAGCCTTTGAAAGCCCGCGTAAGCTAAATTATCAGTTGGTCGATGCCCAACAGGCACGGCGAGTTCTGGATCGACTTGTGGGGTATAAAATTAGTCCAATCCTCTGGCACAAGGTAAAAAAGGGATTGAGTGCCGGGCGGGTCCAATCAGTTGCCCTGAGTATGATTTGTGAGCGGGAACAGGAGATAGACAAGTTTGTTCCCCGGGAATATTGGTCGATTGAGGTTGAATTTGTTCTCGGGTCCACATCAGTCACAGCGAAACTGAGCAAGGTTCGGAGGCAAAAACCGGAGCTGGGCTCAGAGGCTGATGTCCAGAAAGTGAACGCATTGTTGAACGCTGGCGAGTTCAGCGTTCAGGCGGTAGATTCCCGTATTCGCCAAAAACATCCTGCGCCTCCGTTTACAACATCCACATTGCAACAAGAGGCCGGGAAAAAACTTGGGTTCAGCGCCCGCAAAACCATGACGGTGGCCCAGCAGCTCTATGAAGGTATTTCAATGGGTAAACGCGGCGCCACAGGTTTAATAACATATATGCGTACAGACTCTGTACGGGTATCTGAGGAGTTTCAGAGCCAAACACTTAACTGGATACAGCAACAATTTGGCAGCGAATATGCACCCGACAAGCCCAGACAACACGCTACCAAGAAAGGGGCCCAGGAAGCCCATGAGGCAGTGCGGCCAACAGATATCGAAATAACACCGGAAATAGCCGAGGATTACTTGAATCGCGAACAATTGGTGTTATACCGTCTGATTTGGCAGCGTTATATGGCCAGTCAGATGACATCGGCACGCTTCCGCCAGCATACGGTCACTATTTCCGGCAATGAATGCGAATTGAAGGCCTCGGCCCAGGAATTGGTTTTCCCGGGATTTCTCGCGGTAATGGAGCACGCTGGGAATGACAGTTCCAATAATCTGGCTGAAATTGCCCAGGGCCAGAAGGCGAAGGTTAAGGAGATTCTCCCTCAACAACATTTCACCCAGCCGCCCCCACGTTATAACGAATCGTTACTGGTCAGGAGTCTTGAAAATAACGGCATCGGGCGTCCTTCTACCTATGCGCCAATCATCGAAACCCTGCTTCAGCGGGGATATGCCGAGCGTAAGGATGGAAGGCTGTTTGCCACTGAATTGGGCCATATGGTCAATGAACAGCTAACACAATTTTTTCCTGATATCCTGAGCGTTGAGTTCACAGCACGTTTGGAGGCGCAACTGGACGAAATTGCAGAAGGCAATTTGGCTTGGCGGGATGTGGTCAGCGATTTTTATCAGGGATTCAAAGACTCAGTGGCCAAGGCAGAAGAAGAGATGGAGCACCTGGAGGTTAAGGACGAGGTCAGCACCGAAGTATGTGAACACTGTGGCCGTAACATGGTTGTCAAGGCGGGACGGTTTGGGAAATTCCTTGCTTGCCCCGGTTATCCTGAATGCAAGAACACCAAGCCCTTCTTTCGCCCCATAGATGTGCCATGTCCTCAGTGCGGGGCTGATATCGTTCAATTGAGAACCAGGAGAGGCAGAACTTTTTACGGCTGTAAAAATTACCCTGATTGCGACTATCGTTCCTGGAAGCAACCGGTGGCTGAGAAATGTCCTCAGTGTGGCTCTTTATTGCAGGTAGAGAAAAAAGACCTCCTGGGCTGCAGCAGCCAGGAATGTGATTATACACAAAAAAGGACGGAATGA
- a CDS encoding methylenetetrahydrofolate--tRNA-(uracil(54)-C(5))-methyltransferase (FADH(2)-oxidizing) TrmFO yields MNLETIKVIGAGLAGCEAAWQLAERGCKVELYEMRPGTMTPAHKTAAMAELVCSNSLGASNIDTASGLLKFELQQLGSLILQCAEAAMVPAGGALAVDRSQFSRLVSERIENHPNITVVSEVVTEVPKPPAIIATGPLTDDRFAQQLTQLLGTEMLAFYDAAAPIVYAESVDFSKAFWGARYGKGGDDYLNCPLTEDQYQAFYEQLVNARQVELHDFERRFFEHCLPVEEMARRGYQTLTFGPLKPVGLTDPASGEKPYAVVQLRKEDVHGQLLNMVGFQTNLLWPEQKRVFRMIPALREAEFARLGVMHRNSYVNAPKVLAKNYELRRHPGLYIAGQLSGVEGYVESVSSGLVAALDLAAKINGRSEINLPPETLVGSLTQFITTVNKNFQPMNANFGLLPPVDKRGGKRERRKAAAHRARENIFLFAKNLNN; encoded by the coding sequence ATGAATTTGGAAACAATTAAAGTGATTGGTGCAGGTCTGGCTGGTTGTGAAGCTGCTTGGCAACTGGCAGAGCGGGGCTGCAAAGTCGAGCTTTATGAGATGCGGCCGGGGACAATGACCCCTGCCCACAAAACAGCTGCAATGGCTGAGCTGGTTTGCAGCAATTCACTGGGAGCCAGCAATATCGACACAGCTTCCGGTTTGCTAAAATTTGAGTTGCAGCAACTGGGATCGCTGATTTTGCAATGCGCTGAAGCAGCAATGGTTCCTGCCGGCGGCGCTCTGGCGGTGGACAGAAGTCAATTCAGTCGGCTTGTCTCAGAGCGCATAGAGAATCATCCCAATATTACCGTCGTCTCTGAGGTTGTCACGGAAGTTCCCAAACCGCCTGCGATAATAGCCACCGGACCGTTAACAGACGATAGATTTGCCCAACAACTCACCCAATTGCTGGGCACTGAGATGCTTGCCTTTTATGACGCTGCAGCGCCGATAGTTTATGCGGAAAGTGTTGATTTTTCTAAAGCTTTCTGGGGCGCCCGTTACGGTAAGGGCGGTGACGACTATCTGAACTGTCCGCTTACAGAGGACCAGTATCAAGCTTTTTATGAACAACTTGTGAACGCACGCCAAGTGGAGTTGCATGATTTTGAGCGACGCTTTTTCGAACATTGTCTGCCGGTGGAAGAAATGGCACGGAGGGGTTATCAGACCCTGACCTTTGGTCCATTAAAGCCGGTTGGGTTAACGGATCCTGCCTCCGGCGAAAAGCCCTATGCAGTAGTTCAATTACGTAAAGAAGACGTACATGGTCAGCTCCTGAACATGGTCGGCTTTCAGACTAATCTGCTCTGGCCTGAGCAAAAACGGGTGTTCCGCATGATTCCTGCCCTCAGAGAAGCCGAATTTGCCCGTTTGGGGGTAATGCATCGAAATAGCTATGTCAACGCCCCAAAGGTGTTAGCAAAAAATTATGAATTGAGAAGGCATCCCGGTCTATACATAGCGGGGCAGCTCTCCGGAGTTGAAGGATATGTGGAATCAGTTAGTTCCGGCCTGGTGGCAGCTTTAGACTTGGCCGCTAAAATTAATGGCCGCAGTGAAATCAACTTGCCGCCGGAAACTCTGGTTGGCAGTTTGACGCAGTTCATCACCACTGTCAATAAAAATTTTCAGCCCATGAACGCAAATTTTGGTCTCCTGCCGCCCGTCGATAAACGGGGTGGAAAACGCGAACGCAGAAAAGCTGCTGCCCACCGGGCGCGGGAAAATATATTTCTGTTTGCTAAAAATTTGAACAACTAA
- a CDS encoding tyrosine recombinase: MVDGLTGFIDWLQTNSFSPETIKAYRQDLQEFIDHTDKSFVTIDKNDIRAYMAFVQKRGCAQRTVARKLAALRTFFRYLQLMEVLSHNPVEAVRTPKFPRSLPKFLYPDAINELLALPANDTPLGVRDRALLEVLYATGIRVGELVALCVSDYRPGSQQLKITGKGNKQRLLPLYQHAVVALETYLEDGRPLLLASDSQQIWLNKDGYPLTQRGVRWILDKYCKLLAEAKKLSPHTIRHSFATHLLENGADLRTVQELLGHANLSSTQIYTHVTRERLKAVYLNHHPRA; this comes from the coding sequence GTGGTGGACGGATTAACTGGGTTTATCGACTGGTTACAAACCAACAGTTTTTCACCCGAAACGATAAAGGCGTACCGGCAGGATCTCCAAGAATTTATCGACCACACAGATAAGAGCTTTGTCACGATTGACAAAAATGACATCCGCGCCTATATGGCTTTTGTTCAAAAACGCGGATGCGCTCAACGGACAGTGGCCCGTAAATTAGCTGCATTGCGCACTTTTTTCAGGTACCTGCAGCTGATGGAAGTCTTGTCCCATAACCCTGTGGAGGCGGTGCGAACTCCGAAATTTCCGCGCTCGTTGCCAAAATTTCTCTACCCAGATGCAATTAATGAGCTCCTGGCGTTACCGGCTAATGATACGCCTTTGGGAGTCAGGGATAGGGCCCTGCTGGAGGTGCTTTACGCCACCGGCATCAGGGTTGGCGAGCTGGTAGCACTGTGTGTTTCCGATTATCGCCCGGGGTCTCAGCAGTTAAAAATCACAGGCAAGGGAAATAAGCAAAGGCTGCTGCCACTTTATCAGCATGCTGTAGTCGCCTTGGAAACGTACTTAGAGGATGGTCGTCCACTGCTTTTGGCATCAGACAGCCAGCAAATTTGGCTGAATAAAGACGGATATCCCCTCACTCAACGTGGTGTCCGCTGGATTTTGGATAAATATTGTAAACTGCTTGCTGAAGCCAAGAAGCTTTCTCCCCATACCATCCGGCATTCTTTTGCCACCCATTTGCTGGAGAACGGCGCTGACTTGCGGACAGTGCAGGAGTTACTGGGGCATGCCAATCTTTCTTCCACGCAAATCTATACCCACGTCACCCGGGAACGCCTAAAGGCGGTTTATTTAAACCATCACCCCAGGGCATAA